One window of Lawsonibacter asaccharolyticus genomic DNA carries:
- a CDS encoding DNA gyrase subunit B: MAQKKPSYGNESISALKGADRVRKRPGVIFGSDGLEGCEHAVFEIMSNAIDEAREGHGDLIIVTRFEDKSIQVEDFGRGCPVDWNEKEQRYNWELVFCELYAGGKYGGDGDNYEYSLGLNGLGSCATQYASEYFDATIYRDGSKYTLHFEKGENIGGLHKEPTDRGRKTGSTFRWKPDLEVFTDIDIPVEYYLDVMKRQAVVNSGVTFRFRNQTGGKFETTDFRYDNGILDYVTELAGENPLTQPVFWQTERKGRDREDKPEYKVKLSVSFCFSNRVSIVEHYHNSSWLEHGGSPEKAMKSAFVSAIDARLKQLGKYQKSEGKISFNDIQDCLVLVSNNFSTQTSYENQTKKAINNKFVQEAMTDFLRAQLEVYFIENPFDADKICEQVLINKRSRETAEKTRLNIKKKLSGSMDISNRVQKFVDCRTKDVSRRELYIVEGDSAMGAVKLSRDAEYQGIMPVRGKILNCLKADYAKIFKNEIITDLLKVMGCGVEVQDKHVKDLASFDLDSLRWNKVVICTDADVDGFQIRTLILTMLYRLTPTLIQQGYVYIAESPLYEITCKEKTWFAYSDKEKNDIVASLEGKKCDVQRSKGLGENEPDMMWLTTMNPETRRLIKVMPEDVERTAQVFDLLLGDDLQGRKSHIADNGYKYLELADIS, from the coding sequence ATGGCTCAGAAGAAACCCAGCTACGGCAACGAATCCATCTCCGCCCTAAAAGGGGCCGACCGGGTCCGCAAGCGCCCCGGCGTCATCTTCGGCTCCGACGGGCTGGAGGGCTGCGAGCATGCCGTGTTTGAGATCATGTCCAACGCCATCGACGAGGCCCGGGAGGGCCACGGCGATCTCATCATCGTCACCCGGTTCGAGGACAAGTCCATCCAGGTGGAGGACTTCGGCCGGGGCTGTCCGGTGGACTGGAACGAAAAGGAGCAGCGCTACAACTGGGAGCTGGTGTTCTGTGAGCTGTACGCCGGCGGCAAGTACGGCGGGGACGGCGACAACTATGAGTATTCCCTGGGCCTCAACGGCCTGGGCTCCTGCGCCACCCAGTACGCCAGCGAGTATTTCGACGCAACCATCTACCGGGACGGCTCCAAATACACCCTCCACTTTGAGAAGGGGGAGAATATCGGCGGGCTCCACAAAGAGCCCACTGACCGGGGCAGAAAGACGGGCTCCACCTTCCGCTGGAAGCCCGACCTGGAGGTCTTTACCGACATCGACATCCCCGTGGAGTACTACCTGGACGTGATGAAGCGCCAGGCTGTGGTTAACTCCGGCGTCACCTTCCGCTTCCGCAACCAGACCGGTGGGAAGTTCGAGACCACCGACTTCCGCTATGACAACGGCATCCTGGACTATGTCACTGAACTGGCCGGGGAAAATCCCCTGACCCAGCCTGTGTTTTGGCAGACCGAGCGGAAGGGCCGGGACCGGGAGGACAAGCCGGAGTACAAGGTGAAGCTGTCGGTCTCCTTCTGCTTCTCCAACCGGGTGTCCATCGTGGAGCACTACCACAACTCCTCCTGGCTGGAGCACGGGGGCAGCCCGGAGAAGGCCATGAAATCCGCCTTCGTCTCCGCCATCGACGCCCGGCTCAAGCAGCTGGGCAAGTACCAGAAGTCGGAGGGCAAGATCAGCTTCAACGACATCCAGGATTGCCTGGTACTGGTCTCCAACAACTTCTCCACCCAGACCAGCTACGAGAACCAGACTAAAAAGGCCATCAACAACAAATTCGTCCAGGAGGCTATGACTGATTTCCTCCGCGCCCAGCTGGAGGTCTATTTCATCGAGAACCCCTTCGACGCAGACAAGATCTGCGAGCAGGTGCTCATCAACAAGCGCAGCCGGGAGACCGCGGAAAAGACCCGCCTGAACATCAAAAAGAAGCTGTCCGGCTCCATGGACATCTCCAACCGGGTGCAGAAGTTCGTGGACTGCCGCACCAAGGACGTGTCCCGCCGGGAGCTCTACATCGTGGAGGGAGACTCTGCCATGGGGGCGGTGAAGCTCAGCCGGGACGCGGAGTACCAGGGCATCATGCCCGTCCGGGGCAAGATCCTCAACTGCCTCAAGGCGGATTACGCCAAGATCTTCAAAAACGAGATCATTACCGACCTGCTCAAGGTCATGGGCTGCGGAGTGGAGGTCCAGGACAAGCACGTGAAGGACCTGGCCTCCTTTGACCTGGACAGCCTGCGCTGGAACAAGGTGGTCATCTGCACCGATGCCGACGTGGACGGCTTCCAGATCCGCACCCTGATCCTCACCATGCTCTACCGCCTAACCCCCACCCTGATCCAGCAGGGCTATGTCTACATCGCGGAGTCCCCCCTGTACGAGATCACCTGTAAGGAAAAGACCTGGTTTGCCTACTCAGACAAGGAAAAAAACGACATCGTCGCCTCTCTGGAGGGAAAAAAGTGCGATGTGCAGCGCTCCAAGGGCCTGGGCGAGAACGAGCCCGATATGATGTGGCTGACCACCATGAACCCTGAGACCCGCCGGCTCATCAAGGTGATGCCGGAGGACGTGGAGCGCACCGCCCAGGTCTTTGACCTGCTGCTGGGGGATGACCTCCAGGGGCGCAAGAGCCACATCGCGGACAACGGCTACAAATATCTGGAGCTGGCGGACATCTCGTAA